Proteins co-encoded in one Haloarcula pelagica genomic window:
- a CDS encoding DUF7511 domain-containing protein — translation MHSEPDWVADETRQPETPAVELQSTVVRYSDGADRCTVYPPDCPETARLTTWLSADRAVFVDRDAMR, via the coding sequence ATGCACTCAGAGCCCGACTGGGTGGCCGACGAGACCCGACAGCCCGAGACGCCGGCCGTGGAACTGCAGTCGACGGTCGTCCGCTACAGCGACGGGGCGGATCGCTGTACGGTGTATCCGCCGGACTGTCCCGAGACGGCCCGGCTCACCACGTGGCTCAGTGCCGACCGAGCCGTGTTCGTCGACCGGGACGCCATGCGGTGA
- a CDS encoding response regulator, producing the protein MSIDVLLVDEDRDVLEIVETFLGQEDGFVVTGETDPETALGRIADGGYDAVVSDYKMPKLDGLELCSALRDRGNDVPFLLFTARELEDLEGAADDAGVTNIVQKGTGTEQYSVLADHIRDVV; encoded by the coding sequence ATGAGTATCGACGTGCTATTGGTCGACGAAGACCGTGACGTACTCGAAATCGTCGAGACGTTTCTGGGGCAGGAAGACGGGTTCGTGGTGACCGGCGAGACCGATCCCGAAACGGCGCTCGGACGGATCGCCGACGGGGGGTACGACGCGGTCGTCAGCGACTACAAGATGCCGAAACTGGACGGGCTGGAGCTCTGTTCGGCGTTGCGAGACCGCGGGAACGACGTGCCGTTTCTCCTGTTTACGGCCCGTGAACTCGAAGACCTGGAGGGCGCGGCGGACGACGCGGGCGTCACGAACATCGTCCAGAAGGGGACCGGAACCGAACAGTACAGCGTCCTGGCAGATCACATCCGTGACGTAGTCTAA
- a CDS encoding PAS domain S-box protein: MSEEVDVLYVRRSDGGPPTLAVDGVLTVSSSEAVVETLADSIPDVIVCEHTLDGPETGLDVVEAVRRIDETVPVLYCTDSPDGRLAAEATRLGATEYVPLDEADLAERVEAYRPRTDAPRTLPTAFDSSFEAVAGSINDAVVTIDAESRIVYANDPLTELTGYDRDELVGDPFVKLVPDHLEQAHEEGLKAYVENRERAIDWDYLELPLLTASGDELTVAVSFGDFEHDGDWYCTGVVRDISDRKDREERLEATNRRLDLALDGTDTGVYELNLETGEVVWDDATAALFDTTPEAFGGTLEEFYQYVHPEDRSVVFDEFQAARGDGEQFESEFRVLVDDEVRWLHTNGVIEDRDAEAPRLVAIATDITDQRERQAALRANNESLQQLARLAANDTLTQRETIERVLELGADRLGLSLGYLSRIDGSDYEIQTLVGDHEVVREGVTVDLDHTYCRRVVEDGETLGIRDAAEEGWGDSVPYKAGGIACYMGGAIHVDGELYGTLCFADDEPRDDPFSDAEQTFIEVLIQWVSREVERRQREDELERYEDIIEAVDDGVYALDDEGSFEFVNEAMLDLTGYSEEALLGSHTSVVKTDEVVERAEMVVREMLFGNLDDEATFDLALQRADGDSFPAEDHMTLLWDDEEFVGTAGVIRDITERKERERELELARERTEQILRRVGDAFFAVDDSWELTFFNSRAEEVLGKDAETVLGENLWEMFPDAVDSKFYRQYHDAMETQEQTTFEAFYPPIDRWFQVTAYPSENGLSVYFHDITEQRRRDEALSGLLDTTRALMQAHRPEEVAETVVSAAKRDLGFEMNLVRLYDEDRETLDVVTATDKSPYRPQYDADEGIPGRAFQRGETIRVDDFDEFADSDLVDGEIPVAGAMYVPMGDHGVMSIGTDDPEGFDDTDASVAEILASNAAAALDRVAREQDLLRYQTVVENVRDMVYVLDTEGRFQLVTDPLAEWLGFEPGEMLGERPSRLLDDREVAAFEQAIRDLRESDADGVKVETALTTARGDHRPAEVEVSLVDGESFRGSIGVVRDLTDLKQAREQLQEEQDRFTYLFDNLPDAVVESEFVDGEPVVKSLNAAFSDVFGFDRNEVIGANLNDFILPPGENVHEEAVHLDELGQAGETVQAEVRRQTVHGARDFLFRGVPYSQDDGDTVAGFGIYTDITDQRERERRLEVLNRVLRHNLRNDLTVVLGLADEVHERIEDEQLASLLERLQRKAEEVASLSDRARQIERSVRREDAGNQPVDVPSVVASLADTVSQQYGVDIDTSLPDQQAVAADGRFQRVVEELLENAVEHGGDDPSVRLTVSAGSETVTVTVADDGPGIPEHELDVLTGDEPITQLTHGSGLGLWLVIWVTNSYGGSVSFESDDDGTVVRLHIPRTGD; this comes from the coding sequence ATGTCGGAGGAAGTCGATGTCCTGTACGTCCGTCGGTCGGACGGGGGGCCACCAACACTCGCAGTCGATGGGGTGCTGACAGTTTCGTCGTCGGAGGCAGTAGTCGAAACACTGGCCGACAGCATCCCCGACGTGATCGTTTGTGAACACACACTCGATGGACCGGAGACCGGACTGGACGTGGTCGAAGCCGTCCGAAGGATCGACGAGACGGTTCCCGTCCTCTACTGTACAGACAGTCCGGACGGCCGTCTCGCCGCCGAGGCGACACGGCTCGGGGCGACCGAGTACGTGCCCCTCGACGAGGCAGACCTCGCCGAACGGGTCGAGGCGTACCGACCGCGCACGGACGCGCCTCGGACCCTGCCGACGGCGTTCGATTCCTCGTTCGAAGCCGTCGCCGGCAGCATCAACGACGCCGTCGTCACGATCGACGCCGAGAGTCGGATCGTCTACGCGAACGATCCCCTGACCGAGTTGACGGGCTACGACCGCGACGAACTGGTCGGCGACCCGTTCGTAAAACTCGTCCCCGACCACCTCGAACAGGCCCACGAAGAGGGGCTCAAAGCGTACGTCGAGAACAGAGAGCGGGCGATCGACTGGGACTACCTGGAGCTTCCGCTGCTCACCGCCTCGGGGGACGAACTGACGGTCGCCGTCTCCTTCGGGGACTTCGAGCACGACGGGGACTGGTACTGCACCGGCGTCGTCCGTGACATCTCGGATCGGAAGGACCGCGAGGAGCGCCTCGAAGCGACCAACAGACGGCTCGATCTGGCACTCGATGGCACGGACACGGGGGTCTACGAACTGAACCTGGAGACCGGCGAGGTCGTGTGGGACGACGCCACCGCGGCGCTGTTCGACACGACACCAGAAGCGTTCGGCGGCACGCTGGAGGAGTTCTATCAGTACGTCCATCCCGAGGACCGGTCCGTGGTGTTCGACGAGTTCCAGGCGGCACGCGGGGACGGCGAGCAGTTCGAGTCCGAGTTCCGCGTGCTCGTCGACGACGAGGTCCGGTGGCTCCACACGAACGGCGTCATCGAGGACCGTGACGCAGAAGCGCCGCGCCTGGTCGCCATCGCGACCGATATCACGGATCAGCGAGAGCGCCAGGCGGCACTCAGAGCGAACAACGAGTCGCTCCAGCAACTCGCGCGGCTGGCGGCGAACGACACGCTCACACAGCGGGAGACGATCGAGCGTGTCCTGGAACTCGGCGCCGACCGGCTCGGCCTGTCGCTGGGGTATCTGAGCCGCATCGACGGGTCCGACTACGAGATCCAGACGCTGGTCGGGGACCACGAGGTCGTCCGGGAGGGCGTCACCGTCGACCTCGATCACACGTATTGTCGGCGCGTCGTCGAGGACGGCGAGACCCTCGGGATTCGGGACGCTGCCGAGGAGGGGTGGGGGGACAGCGTCCCCTACAAGGCCGGCGGGATCGCCTGCTACATGGGCGGGGCGATCCACGTCGACGGCGAACTCTACGGGACGCTGTGTTTCGCCGACGACGAACCCCGTGACGACCCCTTCTCGGACGCGGAACAGACGTTCATCGAGGTGCTCATCCAGTGGGTGAGCCGCGAGGTCGAGCGCCGCCAGCGCGAGGACGAACTCGAACGGTACGAGGACATCATCGAAGCCGTCGACGACGGCGTCTACGCCCTCGACGACGAGGGCTCTTTCGAGTTCGTCAACGAGGCGATGCTCGATCTGACGGGCTACTCCGAGGAGGCGCTGCTGGGCTCGCATACGAGCGTCGTCAAGACCGACGAGGTCGTCGAACGAGCGGAGATGGTCGTCCGGGAGATGCTGTTCGGGAATCTCGACGACGAGGCTACCTTCGACCTCGCGCTCCAGCGGGCCGACGGCGACAGCTTCCCCGCGGAAGACCACATGACGCTCCTGTGGGACGACGAGGAGTTCGTCGGGACCGCCGGCGTCATCCGCGACATCACCGAGCGAAAGGAGCGCGAACGGGAGCTCGAACTGGCCCGCGAGCGGACCGAACAGATCCTCCGCCGGGTGGGTGACGCCTTCTTCGCGGTCGACGACAGCTGGGAGCTGACCTTCTTCAACAGCCGCGCCGAGGAGGTACTCGGGAAGGACGCCGAGACGGTGTTAGGCGAGAACCTCTGGGAGATGTTCCCCGACGCGGTCGACTCGAAGTTCTACCGCCAGTATCACGACGCCATGGAGACACAGGAGCAGACGACCTTCGAGGCGTTCTACCCGCCCATCGACAGGTGGTTCCAGGTCACCGCCTACCCCTCGGAGAACGGGCTCTCGGTGTACTTCCACGACATCACGGAACAGCGCCGCCGGGACGAGGCGCTCTCGGGGCTGCTGGATACGACCCGGGCACTGATGCAGGCCCACAGACCCGAGGAGGTCGCCGAGACCGTCGTCAGTGCGGCGAAACGTGATCTCGGGTTCGAGATGAACCTGGTCCGCCTGTACGACGAGGACAGGGAGACGCTGGATGTCGTCACCGCGACCGACAAGTCGCCCTACCGGCCACAGTACGACGCCGACGAGGGAATCCCCGGGCGGGCGTTCCAGCGCGGGGAGACGATCAGGGTCGACGACTTCGACGAGTTCGCCGACAGCGACCTCGTCGACGGCGAGATCCCCGTCGCCGGCGCGATGTACGTCCCGATGGGCGACCACGGCGTCATGAGCATCGGGACCGACGACCCCGAGGGGTTCGACGACACCGACGCCTCGGTCGCGGAGATCCTCGCCTCGAACGCGGCCGCCGCGCTGGACCGTGTCGCCCGCGAACAGGACCTGTTGCGCTACCAGACCGTCGTCGAGAACGTCCGGGACATGGTGTACGTCCTGGACACCGAGGGGCGGTTCCAGCTCGTGACCGATCCGCTCGCGGAGTGGCTCGGGTTCGAGCCCGGGGAGATGCTGGGCGAGCGCCCGAGCCGGCTGCTCGACGACCGGGAGGTCGCGGCCTTCGAGCAGGCGATCCGTGATCTCCGGGAGAGCGACGCGGACGGGGTCAAAGTCGAGACGGCGCTGACGACGGCCCGCGGCGACCACCGCCCGGCCGAGGTCGAGGTGTCGCTCGTCGACGGCGAGAGTTTCCGCGGCTCGATCGGCGTCGTGCGTGACCTCACCGACCTCAAGCAGGCCCGCGAGCAGCTCCAGGAGGAGCAAGACCGCTTTACCTATCTGTTCGACAACCTCCCGGACGCCGTCGTCGAGAGCGAGTTCGTCGACGGGGAGCCGGTCGTCAAGTCGCTCAACGCCGCGTTCTCTGACGTGTTCGGCTTCGACCGCAACGAGGTGATCGGTGCCAACCTCAACGACTTCATCCTGCCGCCGGGTGAGAACGTCCACGAGGAGGCCGTCCACCTCGACGAACTCGGCCAGGCCGGCGAGACAGTCCAGGCGGAGGTCCGGCGACAGACGGTACACGGCGCCCGGGACTTCCTGTTTCGCGGCGTCCCCTACAGCCAGGACGACGGGGACACCGTCGCCGGGTTCGGGATCTACACCGATATCACGGACCAGCGTGAGCGCGAACGCCGTCTCGAAGTGCTCAACAGGGTGTTGCGGCACAACCTCCGGAACGACCTGACAGTCGTGTTGGGCCTGGCCGACGAGGTACACGAACGGATCGAAGACGAGCAACTGGCGTCGCTGCTGGAGCGACTCCAGCGCAAGGCCGAGGAAGTGGCGTCGCTCAGTGACCGTGCACGCCAGATCGAGCGGTCGGTCCGCCGCGAGGACGCGGGCAACCAGCCTGTCGACGTACCGTCCGTCGTGGCGTCGCTGGCCGACACCGTGTCCCAGCAGTACGGGGTCGACATCGACACTTCCCTCCCCGACCAGCAGGCGGTCGCCGCCGACGGGCGCTTCCAGCGGGTCGTCGAGGAACTCCTCGAAAACGCTGTCGAACACGGCGGCGACGACCCGTCGGTCCGGTTGACCGTCTCGGCCGGCAGCGAGACCGTCACCGTGACCGTCGCGGACGACGGTCCGGGAATCCCCGAGCACGAACTGGACGTGCTCACCGGCGACGAGCCGATCACCCAGTTGACCCACGGCAGCGGGCTGGGGCTGTGGCTCGTCATCTGGGTGACGAACTCCTACGGCGGCTCGGTGTCGTTCGAGTCGGACGACGACGGGACGGTCGTCCGGCTCCACATCCCGCGGACCGGCGATTAG
- a CDS encoding pectinesterase family protein, which produces MSLQQLAIGVILVLSLGAATGPVTAQTATADTHVVAADGSGEFRTIDAALAAADDGDTVEVRPGVYRERVTVDDNVTLVAPHGAVLDGGQFTDSAALSLGRDTAATIRGFTIRYYTVGVWANGTTGDWTVTNTSVIGGTVGIEASNTAGDWTVASTTVAATSDDALYAPRASGAWTIADSRFDSPGGDGIDAARTTGEWRVRDVVVTRPATDGIDATGSTGDWRVTDARVSDAERGLKAIRADGDWRAMGVTVRDSPVGITAPRATGAWTVTDADVRASGVAAFVGRTTGAWTIADSRLDGGVRGVYAFGTRGPWTIRNTVITTDDTSAAVGVDTREASGDWRTQNVSVRVATP; this is translated from the coding sequence ATGTCCCTGCAGCAACTCGCGATCGGTGTGATCCTCGTCCTCTCGCTTGGAGCCGCTACCGGTCCCGTGACAGCACAGACAGCCACTGCCGACACGCACGTCGTCGCCGCCGACGGGAGCGGTGAGTTCCGGACGATCGACGCTGCGCTCGCGGCCGCCGACGACGGCGACACCGTCGAGGTCAGGCCCGGCGTCTACCGCGAGCGGGTGACCGTCGACGACAACGTCACGCTCGTGGCGCCCCACGGCGCCGTTCTCGACGGCGGACAGTTCACCGACAGCGCCGCCCTGTCCCTGGGTCGCGACACCGCGGCGACGATCCGGGGGTTCACGATCCGGTACTACACGGTCGGGGTCTGGGCCAACGGAACCACCGGTGACTGGACCGTCACGAACACCTCGGTGATCGGCGGGACCGTCGGGATCGAGGCCAGCAACACGGCAGGCGACTGGACGGTCGCGAGCACGACGGTCGCCGCCACGAGCGACGACGCGCTGTACGCGCCCCGGGCGAGCGGCGCGTGGACGATCGCCGACAGCCGGTTCGACTCGCCGGGCGGCGACGGGATCGATGCGGCCCGGACGACGGGCGAGTGGCGCGTCAGGGACGTGGTCGTCACACGACCCGCGACGGACGGGATCGACGCGACCGGGTCGACGGGTGACTGGCGCGTCACGGACGCGCGAGTCAGCGACGCCGAACGCGGGCTCAAGGCGATCCGAGCGGACGGCGACTGGCGGGCGATGGGAGTGACGGTTCGGGACAGCCCGGTCGGGATCACCGCTCCGCGCGCGACGGGCGCGTGGACAGTCACGGACGCCGACGTGCGCGCCAGCGGCGTCGCGGCCTTCGTCGGCCGGACGACAGGCGCCTGGACGATCGCCGACAGCCGTCTCGACGGGGGCGTCCGCGGGGTCTACGCCTTCGGGACGCGGGGTCCCTGGACCATCCGGAACACGGTGATCACGACGGACGATACATCAGCGGCCGTGGGTGTCGACACCCGCGAAGCGAGCGGTGACTGGCGGACACAGAACGTCTCCGTCCGCGTCGCCACCCCGTAG
- a CDS encoding NYN domain-containing protein: MRLLRRLRPTGDDRTRVGLFVDGPNILRSEFDVDLDDVRLIAESYGPLSTTRLYLDENASPGLIQAGEARGFEVVTTSGDVDVRLAVDATAAVVDDRIDVLVIASRDTDFKPALEVAAREGVQTVAVAPGEHGRSDALRNAAQDALSLDGDVE; the protein is encoded by the coding sequence ATGAGACTGTTGCGACGACTGCGTCCGACGGGCGACGACCGGACACGGGTCGGGCTGTTCGTCGACGGGCCGAACATCCTCAGATCGGAGTTCGATGTCGACCTGGACGATGTCCGGCTCATAGCGGAGTCGTACGGGCCGCTCTCGACGACGCGGCTCTACCTCGACGAGAACGCCTCCCCGGGGCTCATCCAGGCCGGCGAAGCCCGGGGGTTCGAGGTGGTCACGACCAGTGGCGACGTGGACGTACGGCTGGCGGTCGACGCGACCGCGGCCGTCGTCGACGATCGGATCGACGTGTTGGTGATCGCTTCCCGGGACACGGATTTCAAGCCCGCCCTGGAGGTCGCGGCACGGGAGGGCGTGCAGACGGTCGCCGTCGCCCCGGGCGAACACGGTCGGTCGGACGCGCTCCGGAACGCCGCCCAGGACGCCCTCTCGCTGGACGGGGATGTCGAATAG
- a CDS encoding TatD family hydrolase produces the protein MEIDETPVLDNHLHLDPVQGRNTEAVTEFADHGGTHLLVLNKPSWHLVEAATDEATFREAFDLTVQAVEDATDVLPGRAWPVLGVHPALLSRLVDEGYTPQEARDIMQTGLDIAAEYVTDGPALAIKSGRPHYDVDDDVWAASNEVMRHGFALAAEGAFAIQLHTEGGEDFEEVAQWAEAEGMDRRQVVKHYSGGRLRGPTKSVLADKDEIEVAIEEDEPFLLETDYIDDPERPGAVLGPKTVPRRVRWLLENGHDDAVRTACVETPKAVYGIDTEATLAD, from the coding sequence ATGGAGATCGACGAGACGCCCGTCTTGGACAACCACCTACACCTCGACCCGGTCCAGGGACGCAACACCGAGGCAGTCACGGAGTTCGCCGATCACGGCGGGACCCACCTGCTCGTCCTGAACAAGCCGTCCTGGCACCTGGTCGAGGCCGCGACCGACGAGGCGACCTTCCGCGAGGCGTTCGACCTGACCGTCCAGGCCGTCGAGGACGCGACCGACGTGCTCCCGGGCCGTGCCTGGCCGGTACTGGGGGTTCACCCGGCGCTGCTCTCGCGGCTCGTCGACGAGGGATACACCCCACAAGAAGCCCGGGACATCATGCAGACCGGGCTCGACATCGCCGCCGAGTACGTCACCGACGGTCCGGCGCTGGCGATCAAGTCCGGCCGGCCCCACTACGATGTCGACGACGACGTGTGGGCGGCTTCGAACGAGGTGATGCGCCACGGCTTCGCGCTCGCGGCCGAGGGCGCCTTCGCGATCCAACTGCACACCGAGGGCGGCGAGGACTTCGAGGAGGTGGCCCAGTGGGCCGAAGCCGAGGGGATGGACCGCCGGCAGGTCGTCAAACACTATTCGGGCGGTCGGCTCCGCGGGCCGACGAAGTCCGTGCTCGCGGACAAAGACGAGATCGAGGTCGCCATCGAGGAGGACGAACCGTTCCTGCTGGAGACCGACTACATCGACGATCCGGAGCGACCCGGTGCGGTGCTGGGACCGAAGACAGTCCCCCGACGGGTGCGGTGGCTCCTGGAGAACGGGCACGACGACGCGGTCAGAACAGCCTGCGTCGAGACGCCGAAGGCGGTCTACGGCATCGACACGGAGGCGACGCTCGCGGACTGA
- the pstB gene encoding phosphate ABC transporter ATP-binding protein PstB: protein MTRQDMASDTDVESDDGSVVETQPGAGGLDEASRSQPASTATVIESRDLDVFYGETRALQEIDLAIPENQVTAMIGPSGCGKSTFLRCINRMNDLIDIARVEGELTFKGKNVYDGDVDPVALRRRIGMVFQHPNPFPKSIYDNVAYGLRIQDKTDDIDAVVEESLKKAALWDEVKDRLDDSALDLSGGQQQRLCIARAIAVDPEVVLMDEPASALDPIATSQIEDLIEELATEYTVVIVTHNMQQAARISDKTAVFLTGGELVEFDDTDKIFENPESQRVEDYITGKFG, encoded by the coding sequence ATGACACGACAGGACATGGCAAGCGACACGGACGTAGAGTCAGACGACGGCAGCGTCGTCGAAACCCAGCCCGGCGCGGGCGGCCTCGACGAGGCCTCCCGGAGCCAGCCAGCCTCGACCGCGACGGTCATCGAGTCCCGGGACCTGGATGTCTTCTACGGCGAGACACGGGCGCTCCAGGAGATCGATCTGGCGATCCCCGAGAACCAGGTCACCGCGATGATCGGTCCCTCGGGCTGTGGGAAATCGACGTTCCTGCGGTGTATCAACCGTATGAACGATCTCATCGACATCGCGCGCGTCGAGGGGGAGCTCACGTTCAAAGGCAAGAACGTCTACGACGGCGATGTCGACCCCGTGGCGCTGCGCCGCCGGATCGGGATGGTGTTCCAGCATCCCAACCCCTTCCCCAAGAGCATCTACGACAACGTCGCCTACGGCCTGCGCATCCAGGACAAGACCGACGACATCGACGCGGTCGTCGAGGAATCCCTGAAGAAGGCCGCGCTGTGGGACGAGGTCAAAGACCGGCTTGACGACTCGGCGCTTGATCTCTCGGGGGGCCAACAACAGCGCCTCTGTATCGCTCGCGCCATCGCGGTCGACCCCGAGGTCGTCCTCATGGACGAACCCGCCTCGGCGCTGGACCCGATCGCCACCTCACAGATCGAGGACCTCATCGAGGAGTTGGCGACGGAGTACACCGTCGTCATCGTCACCCACAACATGCAGCAGGCGGCCCGGATCTCCGATAAGACGGCCGTCTTCCTCACCGGCGGCGAACTCGTGGAGTTCGACGACACCGACAAGATCTTCGAGAACCCCGAGAGCCAGCGCGTCGAGGACTACATCACCGGGAAGTTCGGATAA
- the pstA gene encoding phosphate ABC transporter permease PstA — protein MATGTQTSTEFGEVSRIKGIVFKTVAFVASIVGIVALGALLAYVFWDAMGLDSAGVGWYLTYTATLLIPLLGFGLYARARPAVAAGAFELFSLTLGGLMLTVAAVIVLDIIASPAIWFAYFLTVVGPTLGLFVYGQYDRGATWVGLGMLGAVVLGPVVGTLALGPLAGLGAMLGGPGVYFLSLVLPASGVVAFLAEDRLGVGRRRSLLAGATLPVLAIGAVPVVDTVPVVSRSVWLVALVMFGLPVGFAVANTVRQRERWAAFALPVVAVVGFLLGETVVGAIGATQPSPWLDWQFVTSPPAITSAAEAGLYPAIIGSVFLIALVSVFTFVFGVGTAIYLEEYAPSNGILGATTRMVNVNISNLAGVPSVVYGLLGLGVFVNINAQLGPVTYAGFGVGTVLTASMTISLLILPIVVISAQEAIRSVPDSLRQASYGMGATRWQTIRNVVLPRSLPGILTGTILALGRAIGETAPLIMVGVATTKFTPPSGLFGKLTAMPMQIYAWAFQPSADFRYGVVAAGVVTLLIVLLTMNSVAILVRNKYQQEAN, from the coding sequence ATGGCTACAGGGACACAGACATCGACGGAGTTCGGCGAGGTCAGCCGGATCAAGGGAATCGTCTTCAAGACCGTGGCGTTCGTCGCGTCGATCGTCGGGATCGTCGCGCTGGGCGCTCTGCTCGCGTACGTCTTCTGGGACGCGATGGGACTGGACAGCGCCGGTGTCGGCTGGTATCTCACCTACACCGCGACGCTTTTGATACCACTGCTCGGGTTCGGACTGTACGCCAGAGCACGACCGGCCGTCGCGGCCGGCGCGTTCGAACTGTTCAGCCTCACCCTGGGCGGACTCATGCTGACAGTCGCGGCCGTCATCGTCCTCGATATCATCGCCTCGCCGGCGATCTGGTTCGCGTACTTCCTGACCGTCGTCGGCCCGACGCTCGGACTCTTCGTCTACGGTCAGTACGACCGCGGGGCGACCTGGGTCGGCCTGGGGATGCTCGGCGCGGTCGTCCTCGGTCCGGTGGTCGGCACCCTGGCGCTGGGCCCGCTGGCGGGTCTTGGCGCGATGCTGGGCGGCCCGGGCGTCTACTTCCTCTCGCTCGTGCTGCCGGCGTCGGGAGTCGTCGCCTTCCTGGCGGAGGACCGCCTCGGCGTCGGGCGTCGTCGAAGCCTCCTCGCGGGGGCGACACTGCCCGTGCTGGCGATCGGCGCGGTCCCGGTCGTCGACACGGTTCCGGTCGTCTCCCGTTCGGTCTGGCTCGTCGCCCTCGTGATGTTCGGTCTCCCGGTCGGCTTCGCGGTCGCGAACACCGTCCGTCAGCGCGAGCGATGGGCGGCATTCGCGCTACCGGTCGTCGCGGTCGTCGGGTTCCTACTGGGCGAGACGGTCGTCGGCGCTATCGGCGCGACCCAGCCCTCGCCCTGGCTCGACTGGCAGTTCGTCACCAGTCCCCCGGCGATCACGAGTGCTGCCGAAGCCGGGCTCTACCCGGCGATCATCGGGTCGGTGTTCCTGATCGCGCTCGTCAGCGTGTTCACGTTCGTCTTCGGGGTCGGGACGGCGATCTACCTCGAAGAGTACGCGCCGTCGAACGGTATCCTGGGGGCGACGACCCGGATGGTCAACGTCAACATCTCGAATCTGGCGGGCGTCCCCTCGGTCGTCTACGGCCTGCTCGGCCTGGGCGTGTTCGTCAACATCAACGCCCAACTGGGTCCGGTGACCTACGCCGGGTTCGGCGTCGGGACGGTGCTGACCGCGTCGATGACGATCTCCCTGCTCATCCTCCCGATCGTCGTCATCTCGGCACAGGAGGCGATCCGGTCGGTTCCGGACTCGCTCCGGCAGGCTTCCTACGGGATGGGCGCGACCCGCTGGCAGACGATTCGCAACGTCGTCCTGCCGCGATCGCTGCCCGGCATCCTGACCGGGACGATCCTGGCCCTGGGCCGGGCGATCGGGGAGACCGCCCCGCTGATCATGGTCGGGGTGGCGACGACGAAGTTCACGCCCCCGTCGGGCCTGTTCGGGAAGCTCACCGCGATGCCGATGCAGATCTACGCCTGGGCGTTCCAGCCCTCTGCTGACTTCCGGTACGGGGTCGTCGCGGCCGGGGTCGTGACGCTCTTGATCGTCCTGCTGACGATGAACTCCGTCGCGATCCTCGTACGCAACAAATATCAACAGGAGGCGAACTAA
- the pstC gene encoding phosphate ABC transporter permease subunit PstC, which produces MSNEGQTPDLSGDRGFRTVRESAYKYALAGCAVLSILTTVSIIAVLLLDATEFFAAYPIVEFLTGTTFQPNLEPVAFGVLPLILGTMLITVGAAVLALPIGLLTAIYISEYASERTRSILKPMLEVLAGVPTVVYGYFALVYITPALNVLINAVNGTLGLGLPTLGLFNALSASIVVGIMIIPMVSSISEDAMSSVPDSLREAGYGLGATKFNVSVTIVVPAAVSGIASSFILAVSRAIGETMAVVVAAGSQPPDIPPVKSAFGVPYMAPGDILGLYAESSATMTASMVQIAGGDITGGSTAYQSLFAIGITLFVITLAMNVVSNLVASRYREVYE; this is translated from the coding sequence ATGAGCAACGAGGGACAGACCCCGGACCTGTCGGGCGACCGGGGATTCAGGACGGTCCGGGAGTCGGCTTATAAATACGCCCTGGCGGGCTGTGCCGTGCTATCTATTCTGACGACGGTGAGCATCATCGCCGTCCTGTTGCTCGACGCGACGGAGTTTTTCGCGGCCTACCCGATCGTGGAGTTCCTGACGGGGACGACGTTCCAGCCGAACCTGGAGCCGGTCGCGTTCGGGGTCCTCCCGCTGATCCTGGGGACAATGCTCATCACCGTCGGGGCGGCGGTCCTCGCCCTGCCGATCGGTCTGTTGACGGCAATCTACATCAGCGAATACGCCAGCGAGCGGACCCGATCGATCCTCAAACCGATGCTCGAAGTCCTCGCAGGCGTCCCGACGGTCGTCTACGGCTACTTCGCGCTCGTCTACATCACCCCGGCGCTGAACGTCCTCATCAACGCCGTAAACGGCACGCTCGGACTGGGCCTGCCGACGCTCGGGCTGTTCAACGCGCTGTCTGCCTCGATCGTGGTCGGTATCATGATCATCCCGATGGTCTCCTCGATCAGCGAGGACGCCATGAGTTCCGTCCCCGACTCGCTGCGGGAGGCCGGCTACGGGCTGGGTGCGACGAAGTTCAACGTCTCGGTCACCATCGTCGTGCCCGCGGCCGTCTCCGGCATCGCTTCCTCGTTCATCCTCGCGGTCTCGCGGGCGATCGGCGAGACGATGGCCGTCGTCGTCGCCGCGGGCTCCCAGCCGCCGGACATCCCCCCGGTCAAGTCCGCGTTCGGCGTTCCGTACATGGCGCCCGGCGACATCCTGGGGCTGTACGCCGAGAGTTCGGCGACGATGACCGCCTCGATGGTCCAGATCGCCGGCGGCGACATCACCGGCGGCTCGACGGCCTACCAGTCGCTGTTTGCCATCGGCATCACGCTGTTTGTCATCACCCTGGCGATGAACGTCGTCAGTAACCTCGTCGCCAGTCGCTACCGGGAGGTCTACGAGTAA